In a single window of the Desulfovibrio sp. Huiquan2017 genome:
- the tsaB gene encoding tRNA (adenosine(37)-N6)-threonylcarbamoyltransferase complex dimerization subunit type 1 TsaB, with protein sequence MAMPKPIRPHDLTLVLSGPEERLQLVLGQPGPDGLGLLASRQWTVPGQSVRFLAPGLQAALDEFGLDASVLARIACVRGPGSFTGLRLVLAAAEGVAAGLSLPLAGLDYLPLLAAGPGPLLAGPLHVLTYARRGLVYTQSFDCPSLTEIAPLDALPLEQAAARMAEFGPAAHLMGTGLRKNPDFFTKLAKANPGYTLLSAAFDNPTPEHLLTSADQALFTGESIEPIYVRPSDAEANLDQIAAKRGLDPDEARQKLESLRRA encoded by the coding sequence ATGGCGATGCCCAAGCCCATCCGCCCGCACGACCTGACCCTGGTCCTGTCCGGACCGGAGGAACGGCTCCAGCTCGTTCTGGGCCAGCCCGGCCCGGACGGTCTCGGGCTGCTCGCCTCGCGCCAGTGGACCGTGCCCGGCCAGTCCGTTCGCTTTCTGGCGCCGGGCCTCCAGGCCGCGCTTGACGAATTCGGTCTGGATGCCTCGGTGCTTGCGCGCATCGCCTGCGTGCGCGGCCCCGGCAGCTTTACGGGTCTGCGACTGGTTCTGGCCGCCGCCGAAGGCGTGGCTGCGGGCCTGTCCCTACCCCTGGCCGGACTCGATTACCTGCCGCTGCTGGCCGCCGGTCCCGGCCCGCTGCTGGCCGGCCCGCTGCACGTTCTGACCTACGCCCGGCGCGGCCTGGTCTACACGCAATCCTTCGACTGCCCTAGCCTGACCGAAATCGCGCCCCTGGACGCCCTGCCCCTAGAGCAGGCCGCGGCGCGCATGGCCGAATTCGGGCCCGCAGCGCACCTCATGGGCACCGGCCTGCGCAAGAACCCAGATTTTTTCACCAAACTGGCCAAAGCCAATCCCGGCTACACCCTGCTGAGTGCCGCCTTCGACAACCCCACGCCGGAACATCTGCTGACCTCGGCCGACCAGGCCCTGTTCACCGGTGAATCCATCGAGCCCATCTACGTGCGTCCTTCCGACGCCGAGGCCAACCTGGACCAGATTGCGGCCAAGCGCGGCCTGGATCCGGACGAGGCCCGCCAAAAGCTCGAAAGCCTGCGCCGGGCCTAG
- a CDS encoding phosphatidate cytidylyltransferase, whose product MDISPHKQRIATSAVLAILPTLALIFQGWVLFAVLALFSVLTLWEFYSMFRPVQSMTAFKSLGAAFTFLLMGAYTTGDLRYPGVILALAFWASAMVFLLRYNRDVTASYRHAAIFLAGLFYIPMNFHFLLSYDRLELLLVLGAAVISDTAAFYVGTWLGKKKIWPRISPKKSWAGSLGGLTACTAATFAWGFAFGLPEVVWWKWLLLGAALNMAAQFGDFFESALKRSLDIKDSGIILPGHGGLLDRVDSLLLVIPCYGLFSMFQPFFP is encoded by the coding sequence ATGGATATCTCCCCACACAAGCAACGAATCGCCACCAGCGCTGTCCTGGCCATCCTTCCGACTCTGGCACTGATATTCCAGGGGTGGGTCCTGTTCGCGGTTCTCGCCCTGTTCAGTGTCCTGACCCTGTGGGAGTTCTACTCCATGTTCCGGCCGGTGCAGTCCATGACCGCCTTCAAATCCCTGGGAGCGGCCTTCACCTTTCTGCTCATGGGCGCCTACACCACCGGCGATCTCCGCTACCCCGGCGTCATCCTGGCTCTGGCCTTCTGGGCGTCGGCCATGGTTTTCCTGCTGCGCTACAACCGGGACGTAACCGCGTCCTACCGACATGCCGCCATCTTCCTGGCCGGACTCTTCTACATCCCGATGAATTTCCATTTCCTCCTGTCCTACGACAGGCTGGAACTCCTGCTCGTCCTGGGCGCGGCCGTCATCTCGGACACCGCCGCCTTCTATGTGGGCACCTGGCTCGGCAAAAAGAAAATCTGGCCGCGCATCAGCCCCAAAAAATCCTGGGCCGGGTCCCTGGGCGGACTGACCGCCTGCACCGCCGCCACTTTCGCCTGGGGCTTCGCCTTCGGCCTGCCCGAGGTGGTCTGGTGGAAATGGCTGCTGCTCGGCGCGGCCCTGAACATGGCCGCCCAATTCGGCGACTTCTTCGAGTCGGCGCTGAAGCGCTCCCTGGACATCAAGGACTCCGGGATCATCCTGCCCGGCCACGGCGGCCTGCTCGACCGCGTGGACAGCCTGCTTCTGGTCATCCCCTGTTACGGGCTCTTCTCCATGTTCCAGCCCTTCTTCCCCTAA
- the frr gene encoding ribosome recycling factor — MQTVLDDGKKRMNGALGSLDKEFGKLRTGRATTALVDSIQVDYYGTPTPISQLSSVSVPDSKTITIQPWDKGAFGAVEKAIQTSDLGLNPVNDGKIIRISIPPLTEERRKELVKVAKKYTEDAKIAIRNVRRDMNDVLKKMEKDKTISEDDLHRGEGDVQKMTDEYVKKADEAMAAKEKEILEI; from the coding sequence ATGCAAACCGTACTCGACGACGGCAAGAAAAGAATGAACGGAGCCCTCGGTTCCCTGGACAAGGAATTCGGCAAGCTGCGCACGGGCCGGGCCACCACCGCCCTGGTGGACTCCATCCAGGTGGATTACTACGGCACGCCCACGCCCATCAGCCAGCTCTCCTCCGTATCCGTGCCCGATTCCAAGACCATCACCATCCAGCCCTGGGACAAGGGCGCTTTCGGTGCGGTGGAAAAGGCCATCCAGACCTCGGACCTGGGCCTGAATCCGGTCAACGACGGCAAGATCATCCGCATCTCCATTCCGCCCCTGACCGAGGAACGCCGCAAGGAGTTGGTCAAGGTCGCCAAGAAGTACACCGAGGACGCCAAGATCGCCATCCGCAACGTGCGCCGCGACATGAACGACGTGCTGAAGAAGATGGAAAAGGACAAGACGATATCCGAGGACGACCTGCACCGAGGTGAAGGCGACGTCCAGAAGATGACCGACGAATACGTCAAGAAGGCCGACGAGGCCATGGCCGCCAAGGAAAAAGAGATTCTCGAAATCTAG
- the uppS gene encoding polyprenyl diphosphate synthase, producing MQIPTHIAVIMDGNGRWAKQRGLPRSDGHRAGTEAARAVVTHCRELGVRFLTLYTFSKENWSRPKDEIGTLFDLLTTFLKREEKSLKEQGIRLNILGEIDAMPLAVRQVLRHVMRQTAQCEDMTLNLALSYSGRDEIVRAARALVAKGVPPEAVTEEAFAAELWTAGQPDPDLIIRTSGELRLSNYLLFQCAYAELHFTDIYWPDFTPAELDKAIKDLNSRQRRFGKTGEQLDHA from the coding sequence ATGCAAATTCCCACCCACATAGCCGTCATCATGGACGGCAACGGCAGGTGGGCCAAACAGCGCGGGCTGCCCCGATCCGACGGCCATCGGGCCGGAACCGAGGCGGCTCGCGCCGTGGTCACCCACTGCCGCGAACTCGGTGTGCGTTTCCTGACCCTGTACACCTTTTCCAAGGAAAACTGGTCACGGCCCAAGGACGAGATCGGGACCCTGTTCGACCTGTTGACCACCTTCCTCAAACGCGAGGAAAAAAGTCTCAAGGAGCAGGGCATCCGCCTCAATATCCTGGGCGAGATCGACGCCATGCCCCTGGCCGTACGCCAGGTGCTCCGACATGTCATGCGCCAGACGGCCCAGTGCGAGGACATGACCCTCAATCTGGCCCTGAGCTACTCGGGCCGTGATGAGATCGTCCGCGCGGCCAGAGCCCTGGTCGCCAAGGGCGTGCCCCCGGAAGCGGTCACCGAGGAGGCCTTCGCCGCCGAACTATGGACCGCGGGCCAGCCCGACCCGGACCTGATCATCCGCACCAGCGGGGAACTCCGGTTGTCCAACTACCTCCTGTTCCAATGCGCCTACGCGGAACTCCACTTCACGGACATCTACTGGCCGGACTTTACCCCGGCGGAACTGGACAAGGCCATCAAGGACCTGAACAGCCGCCAGCGCCGCTTCGGCAAAACCGGCGAACAACTGGACCACGCATAG
- the dxr gene encoding 1-deoxy-D-xylulose-5-phosphate reductoisomerase, translated as MKTYISTWPATVPSPPFPRRLVILGATGSIGDSALKVVAKHPERFTVTALAGGHNGRKLAALCARFKPKYAAVLNDTARTEFLDNLPDGPGPELLVGPDAYVRLAALDEADLILSAIVGAAGFAPTLAAARAGKMIGLANKESLVLGGHLIRAACRASGAVVLPVDSEHNALFQGLAGHGKDEEIERLILTASGGPFRGKDRAFLQTVTREQALAHPNWRMGAKISIDSATLMNKGLELIEACHLYGLPPDRIDVVVHPQSIVHSLVEYVDGSQLGHLSNPDMQVPIAHCLCFPERVTVDVPRLRLAEAGSLTFEAPDLAAFPCLRLAREAFDAGPSHPIVLNAINEIAVDAFLHERIGFTDIPDIIEAGLDRHTAVDVSTPEAVLALDREIRRETEASL; from the coding sequence ATGAAAACCTATATTTCCACCTGGCCCGCCACGGTGCCCAGTCCGCCCTTCCCGCGCCGGCTGGTCATCCTCGGGGCCACCGGCTCCATTGGCGACTCGGCCCTGAAGGTGGTCGCCAAGCATCCCGAGCGGTTCACCGTCACAGCCCTGGCGGGCGGACACAACGGCCGGAAGCTGGCCGCGCTCTGCGCCCGGTTCAAGCCGAAGTACGCCGCCGTGCTCAACGACACAGCGCGCACGGAATTTCTCGACAACCTGCCGGACGGCCCCGGCCCCGAGCTTCTCGTCGGGCCCGACGCCTATGTGCGCCTCGCCGCGCTGGATGAAGCGGACCTGATCCTCTCCGCCATCGTGGGAGCCGCGGGCTTTGCGCCCACCCTGGCCGCCGCCCGGGCGGGCAAGATGATCGGTTTGGCCAACAAGGAATCCCTGGTTTTAGGCGGCCATCTCATCCGCGCCGCATGCCGGGCATCCGGGGCCGTGGTCCTGCCCGTGGATTCTGAGCACAATGCCCTGTTTCAGGGCCTGGCCGGGCACGGCAAGGACGAGGAGATAGAGCGCCTCATCCTGACCGCCTCGGGCGGTCCCTTCCGGGGCAAGGATCGGGCGTTTCTCCAAACCGTCACCCGCGAACAGGCCCTGGCCCATCCCAACTGGCGTATGGGCGCCAAGATTTCCATCGATTCCGCCACGCTGATGAACAAGGGGCTCGAACTCATCGAGGCCTGCCACCTCTACGGGCTGCCGCCGGATCGGATCGACGTGGTGGTCCATCCCCAGTCCATCGTCCACTCCCTGGTGGAATACGTGGACGGCTCGCAACTGGGCCATCTGAGCAACCCGGACATGCAGGTGCCCATCGCCCACTGCCTGTGCTTTCCCGAACGCGTCACCGTGGACGTGCCGAGGCTCCGCCTGGCCGAAGCGGGCTCCCTGACCTTCGAAGCGCCCGACCTGGCCGCCTTCCCCTGTCTGCGCCTGGCGCGCGAGGCCTTCGACGCCGGGCCGAGCCACCCCATCGTGCTCAACGCAATCAACGAAATCGCCGTGGATGCCTTCCTTCATGAACGCATCGGCTTCACCGACATCCCGGACATAATCGAAGCCGGACTTGACCGCCATACCGCCGTGGACGTATCCACGCCCGAGGCGGTCCTGGCCCTGGACCGCGAGATCCGAAGGGAAACCGAGGCCAGCCTCTAG
- the rseP gene encoding RIP metalloprotease RseP — MITSTIAIVLVLGGLIFFHELGHFTVARIFGMGVKAFSLGFGPKLVGFTSGRTNYKISLIPLGGYVALAGEQGEEETDFPPDKLFSNRPAWQRLCVVAAGPFFNFLLAFLIYWFLALAQGQAVVLPLVGGVLPDSPAAAAGFVKGDMVTAIDGASVDSWTQMVETIRAAEGEPLQVVVDRSGEKLTLTVTPKVNTFKDLFGEEVTVPMVGINQAGQVRYEPIEGLGIWPAAQQTWYMSAVVVKGFLSIIERLIPVESVGGPIMLAQLVHESAQSGFYSLLAMMAVISINLAIINLLPIPVLDGGHILFFGLEIVFRRPLNDRWKAMSMRVGLLLLLLLMSLAIFNDVRRLLG; from the coding sequence ATGATCACGAGCACCATCGCCATTGTCCTGGTACTGGGCGGACTTATCTTCTTCCATGAACTGGGGCACTTCACCGTGGCCCGAATCTTCGGCATGGGAGTCAAAGCGTTTTCGCTGGGCTTCGGGCCCAAACTGGTCGGCTTCACCTCCGGCAGGACCAACTACAAGATATCCCTGATCCCCCTGGGCGGCTATGTGGCCTTGGCGGGCGAACAGGGCGAGGAAGAAACCGACTTCCCGCCCGACAAACTCTTTTCCAACCGCCCGGCCTGGCAGCGCCTGTGCGTGGTGGCCGCCGGTCCTTTCTTCAACTTCCTGCTCGCCTTCCTGATCTACTGGTTCCTGGCACTGGCCCAAGGCCAAGCCGTGGTCCTGCCCCTGGTGGGCGGAGTCCTGCCCGACTCCCCGGCCGCAGCGGCCGGATTCGTCAAGGGGGACATGGTCACGGCCATAGACGGCGCGTCCGTGGACTCCTGGACCCAGATGGTCGAGACCATCCGGGCCGCCGAAGGCGAACCGCTCCAGGTGGTCGTGGACAGGTCCGGCGAGAAGCTGACCCTGACCGTCACCCCCAAAGTGAATACCTTCAAGGACCTGTTCGGCGAAGAGGTCACCGTGCCTATGGTCGGCATCAACCAGGCCGGGCAGGTGCGCTACGAGCCCATCGAAGGTCTGGGCATCTGGCCTGCGGCCCAGCAGACCTGGTACATGTCCGCAGTGGTGGTCAAAGGCTTCCTGTCCATCATCGAACGGCTCATCCCGGTGGAATCCGTAGGCGGCCCGATCATGCTCGCCCAGTTGGTCCATGAGTCCGCCCAAAGCGGCTTCTACTCCCTGCTCGCCATGATGGCGGTCATCTCCATCAACCTGGCGATCATCAACCTCCTGCCCATCCCGGTCCTGGACGGCGGCCACATTCTCTTCTTCGGCCTGGAGATCGTCTTCCGCAGGCCGCTCAACGACCGTTGGAAGGCCATGTCCATGCGCGTCGGCCTGCTCCTTCTGCTCCTGCTCATGAGCCTGGCCATCTTCAACGACGTGCGCCGGCTCCTGGGCTAG